Proteins from a single region of Chlorocebus sabaeus isolate Y175 chromosome 7, mChlSab1.0.hap1, whole genome shotgun sequence:
- the ADAM29 gene encoding disintegrin and metalloproteinase domain-containing protein 29, with protein sequence MKVLLLLHWLGVFLSCSGHIQVEHPQYHSPPDVVIPVRVTGTARGMKPPGWLSYILPFGGQKHIIHIKLKKFLFSKHLPVFTYTDQGAILEDQPFVQNNCYYHGYVEGDPESLVSLSTCFGGFQGILQINDIAYEIKPLAFSTTFEHLIYKMDSKEKQFSTMRSGFMQNEITCQMKFEEIDNSTLKQSSYVGWWIHFRIIEMVVVIDNYLYIRYKRNDSQLLEDLYVIFNIVDSIFDVIGVKVLLFGLEIWTNKNFIVIDDVRKSLHLYCKWKLDNMTPRLRHDTSHIFTSRGLRGLSGLGAVSGMCTLNRSCAVVTFMNKTLGTFSIAVAHHLGHNLGMNHDYGTCRCSQYLCIMHEVNPPITKFSNCSYGDFWAYTVEKTKCLLENLYTKDIFNRKRCGNGIVEEGEECDCGPLKHCAKDPCCLSNCTLTDGSTCAFGLCCKDCKFLPSGEVCRKEANECDLPEWCNGTSHKCPDDVYVEDGIPCKERSYCYEKSCHDRNEQCRRIFGAGANTASQTCYKQLNTLGERVGHCGIKNASYIKCNISDVQCGRIQCENVTEIPSLSDHTTVHWARFNDIMCWSTDYHLGMKGPDIGEVKDGTECGIDHICIHRHCVHITILNSNCSPAFCNKRGICNNKHHCHCNYLWDPPNCLIQGYGGSIDSGPPPKRKKKKKFCYLCLLLLIVLFILLYCLYRLCKKNKPIKKQQDVQTRSAKEEEKILHPPHELPSQSQPPVTPSQSQPPVTPSQSQPRVTPSQSQPPVTPSQSQPRVMPSQSQPPVMPSQRQPQLTPSQSQRPMTPSQSQPHVTLSRSQSGKPKQSVPFPKSVSGKGTLKK encoded by the coding sequence ATGAAGGTGTTACTCCTGCTGCATTGGCTTGGGGTGTTTCTGTCCTGTTCTGGACACATCCAGGTTGAGCACCCCCAATATCACAGCCCTCCGGATGTGGTGATTCCTGTGAGGGTAACTGGCACTGCCAGAGGCATGAAACCTCCAGGCTGGCTCTCCTATATCCTTCCCTTTGGAGGTCAGAAACACATTATCCACATAAAGCTCAAGAAGTTTTTGTTCTCCAAACACCTCCCTGTGTTCACTTACACAGACCAGGGTGCTATCCTTGAGGACCAGCCTTTTGTCCAGAATAACTGCTACTATCATGGTTATGTGGAAGGAGACCCAGAATCCCTGGTTTCCCTCAGTACCTGTTTTGGGGGCTTTCAAGGAATATTACAGATAAATGACATTGCTTATGAAATCAAGCCCCTAGCATTTTCTACCACATTTGAACATCTGATATATAAGATGGACAGTAAGGAGAAACAATTTTCAACCATGAGATCCGGATTTatgcaaaatgaaataacatgCCAAATGAAATTTGAAGAAATTGATAATTCCACTCTGAAGCAAAGTTCTTATGTGGGCTGGTGGATTCATTTTAGAATTATTGAAATGGTAGTTGTCATTGATAATTATCTATACATTCGTTATAAAAGGAATGACTCACAGTTGCTGGAGGAtctatatgttatttttaatatagtggATTCCATTTTTGATGTAATTGGTGTTAAGGTGTTATTATTTGGTTTGGAGATCTGGACTAATAAAAACTTCATTGTAATAGATGATGTAAGGAAGTCTTTGCACCTATATTGCAAGTGGAAGTTGGACAACATGACTCCCCGGTTACGACATGACACCTCACATATTTTCACAAGTCGAGGATTAAGAGGGTTAAGTGGCTTAGGAGCTGTTAGCGGAATGTGTACACTAAACCGTAGTTGTGCAGTTGTTACTTTCATGAACAAAACTTTGGGCACTTTTTCAATTGCAGTGGCTCATCATCTAGGTCATAATTTGGGCATGAACCATGATTATGGTACATGTCGTTGTTCACAATATCTATGCATAATGCATGAAGTTAACCCACCAATAACTAAATTTAGCAATTGTAGTTATGGTGATTTTTGGGCATACACTGTAGAGAAGACAAAGTGTTTGCTTGAAAATCTATACACAAAGGACATCTTCAATAGGAAGCGCTGTGGGAATGGTATTGTTGAAGAAGGAGAGGAGTGTGACTGTGGGCCTTTAAAGCATTGTGCAAAAGATCCCTGCTGTCTGTCAAACTGCACTCTGACCGATGGTTCTACTTGTGCTTTTGGGCTTTGTTGCAAAGACTGCAAGTTCCTACCATCAGGGGAAGTGTGTAGAAAGGAGGCCAATGAATGTGATCTTCCAGAGTGGTGCAATGGTACTTCCCATAAGTGCCCAGATGACGTTTATGTGGAAGATGGAATTCCCTGTAAGGAGAGGTCCTACTGCTATGAAAAGAGTTGTCATGACCGCAATGAACAATGTAGGAGGATTTTTGGTGCAGGGGCAAATACCGCGAGTCAGACTTGCTACAAACAATTGAACACCTTAGGTGAACGTGTTGGTCACTGTGGTATCAAAAATGCTTCATATATCAAGTGTAATATCTCAGATGTCCAGTGTGGAAGAATTCAGTGTGAGAATGTGACAGAGATTCCCAGTTTGAGTGATCATACTACTGTTCATTGGGCTCGCTTCAATGACATAATGTGCTGGAGTACTGATTACCATTTGGGGATGAAAGGACCTGATATTGGTGAAGTGAAAGATGGAACAGAGTGTGGGATAGATCATATATGCATCCACAGGCACTGTGTCCATATAACCATCTTGAATAGTAATTGCTCACCTGCATTTTGTAACAAGAGGGGCATCTGCAACAATAAACATCACTGCCATTGCAATTATTTGTGGGACCCTCCCAACTGCCTGATACAAGGCTATGGAGGTAGTATTGACAGTGGCCCACCCcctaagagaaagaagaaaaagaagttttgttATCTGTGTTTATTGTTGcttattgttttgtttatcttattatattgtcTTTATcgactttgtaaaaaaaataagCCAATAAAAAAGCAGCAAGATGTTCAAACTCGATCtgcaaaagaagaggaaaaaattctGCATCCACCTCATGAGTTACCTTCCCAGAGTCAACCTCCTGTGACGCCTTCCCAGAGTCAACCTCCTGTGACACCCTCCCAGAGTCAACCTCGGGTGACGCCTTCCCAGAGTCAACCTCCTGTGACACCCTCCCAGAGTCAACCTCGGGTGATGCCTTCTCAGAGTCAACCTCCTGTGATGCCCTCCCAGAGGCAACCTCAGTTGACACCTTCCCAGAGTCAGCGTCCTATGACACCCTCCCAGAGTCAACCTCATGTGACACTTTCCCGGAGTCAAAGTGGGAAACCAAAGCAATCAGTACCATTTCCAAAATCTGTATCTGGAAaaggtacattaaaaaaataa